TTACACAAGTTAGACTTAACGGTTTAGATGGCGGATATACACAGATACTTTTAAATAGTCGTCCTGTTTTCAGCTCATTATTAGGCGTATATGGTTTAGAGCAAATTCCTACAAATATTATAGATCGCGTTGAAGTGGTTCGTAGTGGTGGTTCTGCATTATTTGGTTCTAATGCTATTGCAGGTACAATAAATATCATCACGAAAGACCCTGTTTTAAACACATGGGAAGTTGGTAGCAATCTAGCTATTATTGACGGAGATGCTTGGGACAAAAATGTTACTTTCAACACTTCTAATGTTGCAGATGATTTGAACAGTGGTGTTACTTTATATGGAACTTATCGTAACAGAGAATCTTATGATGCAAATAATGACGGTTTTACTGAAATTGTAGAATTACGCAATACAACTGTAGGAGCAAAAGCTTTTATAAAACCTAATGATCGTAGTAGAATTTCAGTAAATCTAAACGCTATACGTGAATACAGACGTGGTGGTGATCGCTTAGAATTAGCTCCTCAATTTACAGATATTACAGAAGAACTTGATCACGATACTTTTATCGGTGGAGCAGACTATGAAATAAGTAGCAAAGATAACACGAACAAGTTTCAATTATACACATCCGCTTCATATACTAATAGAGATAGTTATTATGGTGGTTTAGGTGGTGCTCGTACAAGACAAGATAGTATCACAGCTAATAATGCGTTTGGAACTACTAAAGATTTAGCTTGGATTAATGGTGCTCAGTTCACGAAATACCTGAAAAATAATGATGTGTTTACAGCTGGTGCTGAGTATAACATTAGTAATACAGAAGATATAATTCCTGGTTATAATAGATTGATTGATCAAAGTGTAAATTCATTAGGTGTTTATGCACAATACGAATGGAAACCTTCTGAAAAGTTTACGGCTTTATTTGGCACTCGATTAGATCATATAGCTGTTGATGGTAAATATACTATCGGTGGAATATCTAGGGAAGCTGATATTAATCAAACAGCAATCTCTCCTAGGTTGACACTATCTTACCAACTTTCTAAAGAAATAAAACTGCGAGGCGGATATGCACGTGGCTTTAGAGCACCTCAAGCATTTAATGAAGATTTACATATTTCTAGTGTAGGAGGCGAACAACAGTTTGTTATTTTATCAGATGATTTAAATGCTGAATTTTCCAATGCATTTACATGGTCTTTTAATTATTCAAAAACGATTAATTTACTACAAGTCGATTTACTCTTAGAAACATTTTTTACTGGTTTACAAGATCCTTTTACTTTAGTAAGTACAGGTGCTACTTTAGCAAACGGCTCTATACTTGAAGAAGTTCGTAATGGTTCTGATGCTAGTGTGTTTGGTTCTAATTTTGAGTTAGGAATTTCGCCAAATTCTAAATGGCGTTTTCAATTGGGTGGAACTTTACAACGTACTGAGTATGATGAACCACAAATACTTTTTGAAAGCGATGGAACTCCTGGAGAAAACGATATTATTATCGAAGAATTTGTTAGAGTTCCTAATTTTTATGGGTATCTTAATGCTACTTGGCTACCTAGTAAAAAATTCAATATAGACCTTACAGGTACATATACTGGCAAAATGATAGTACCGTTAGTTATAAGTGACACAGGTTTTTTAGCTTTAAACGAAGTGGATCCTTTTTTTGATTTAAACTTAAAACTTGAAAAACACATAGATTTTAACGACAACTTTATGATTACCTTATCGGGTGGAATTAATAATCTATTTAATAGTTATCAAGATGATTTTGATACAGGTGCGGGTCGTGATTCAGACTATGTTTATGGTCCTAATCTACCAAGAACATTTTTTGTAGGTATAAAATTTGGGAAATTTCATTAATATAATATAGCTAAAAGATGTCAGTTCGAGTAACTCGATGTGAAATCGGGATGTATCGAGAACTGTTTAAAAGTTAAAATTCTTACTCTTAAAAATCACTCGAATTGACATAATTTTAATGCAAAAGCGCAACTGGTTACAATCTCTATTTTATACAATTATGCATATAAAAAAGGTAACATACATACTATTATTTTACTTCTTATCTCATTCTATAATAGCTCAAAAAGATAGTAGCATTAACTGGATTACATTTGAGCAACTAGAAGACTCTCTTTCTGTAAAGCCTAAAAAAGTATTTATTGACTTTTATGCAGACTGGTGTATTTATTGTAAAAAAATGGAAAAGGTAGCTTTTAAAAACCCTAAAGTTATTTCAAAATTAAACACTAGTTATTATGCTGTTAAAATGAATGCTGAAAGTACCGATACCATTTTCTTTGGAGGTGATACTTTTATTAATAAACAAATTGGAAAAAAAAGAAATCCTACTCATGATATTCCTTTACTGTTAGCTTCAAGAAACAATAAAGACTTCTCACTCCCTGCAATAATAATTTTAGATGAGAAGTTTAAAATTTCAGCACGATACTTTGAATATTTAGACAGTAAGAAAATGTTAAAAGCCATAGATTAAAATAAATAAACCACTAGCTCTTTCAGAACTAAAATAGAAATCAATAATGGAACTCAAAAACATTTTTTGATAGTTACCATTAAGATTAAACAAAAATTCTGATCGAGATTAAAATTAGATCTACAGATTATAAAGGCCAAAAACACTCTTTAGAAAAGAAAATTCATTAATGACTTGCTAATTAATACACATAATCAACTAATAAACAAATAGCTACTTTATCTAGACTGAAGTAGCTATTTTATTTGGCTTAACTTTTAAAACCCTTTTACTTAACATAAAATAAACATTCTAATAAACTAAGCATAATTTAAAAGTAACCTTTTGTTTACACAATCAGTTGACTTTTGCAATTGATTTTAGAATACGTAAAAATGAAAAAAATTTTATTGATTGCTTTAGTTTGTCTGTGTCAAATGGTCGGTGCACAAGACAAAGGTACAGTTACGGGGACTGTTACTGATAAAGAAATGAATGGTGATAGCTTACCATTTGCTAATGTATTTATCAAAGGTACTTCTATCGGTGGTAATACAGATTTAGATGGAAAGTATACCATTTCTGTTCCTGCAGGAAATCACACTTTAGTTTTTAGTTTTGTGGGGTACCAAACTATAGAAAAGCCAATTACAGTTGTAGCTGGTAAGACTTTAGTTATAAACCAAGAACTTGGTGCTAGTGGTGGTGAACAATTAGAAGAAGTTCAGATTAATACTACTGTCAATAGAGAGAAAGAAAGTGCTCTTTTATTAGAGCAAAAAAAGGCTGTTGTAATACAACAAAAAATAGGAAATCAAGAACTTGCTAGAAAAGGTGTTGGAGATGTTGCTACAGCAGTTACAAAAACAACTGGAGTATCAAAAGAGGAAGGTTCTGGTTCTGTATTTGTAAGAGGTCTAGGAGATCGATACAATGTAACTACTCTTAATGGATTACCTTTACCATCTAACGATCCTTCTAAGAAAAATATCGATTTAAGTATTTTTTCTACTGATATCGTTGAGTACATTGGAATTGACAAAACTTATGCACTTAATAACTATGGGGACTTTGCAGGTGCTAATGTTGATATTTCTTCAAAAGTTTATAAAGGAAAAGGATTTGCTGAGATTAGCTTGGGTACAGGACTTAATACAGTAGCGAATAATAAAACTTTTTACGGTTCAGATGGACCTAATAGTTTTGGTTTTTACAAAACTAATTATCCTGCATTTCCATTAAACAATTATAATTTTACAACTAGCTGGGACAGACAAGAAGGTAATGCTCCAGTAAATACTTCAATTGCCATTAAAGGTGGAGATTCTTTTAATTTATCTGAAAATACTAGATTAAGTTTCTTTGCTGTTGGTTCTTTTAACAATGATTACACGTATCAACAAGGAGTTACAAGAGCAGACGTAAACGTTTCAGCAGTTGCTCGAAGAGATTTAGTAAGAGAATCTTACACGTATAATACGAATACTACTGCAATGGGTAATTTACGTTTAAAATATAAATCTCATGAATTTAAGTATAATGGTTTAATGGTTAACAATTCTAGCGATACTCATGACGATTATCAAGGTATTTATGATATTTTTGATAATGCTCCAGAAGGTGGTGCTGTTATTCAAAGACAAACTTATATTCAAAACACATTGTTTGTTCACCAATTATTAGGAGATCATAAATTTGGTGAAAATATTGAATTCGACTGGGGAGCTTCATATAACTTTAATAAAAATAACGTTCCAGATAGAAAGCAAAGTACTGTTTTACCAAATAGAAATGACGAGCCAAATGGACCTAAGTCTTTTTTATTAATTAGTAATGACTCTGATAATCATAGATTTTTCTCTGATCTAGAAGAAGAAGAAATTGCTGCGAATTCTAGTATCACATACAAATTTGCTAAAGATGCAGACGATATTAATAGAGCTAAATTAAAATTAGGTTACAGCGGAAGGTTTAAAGATGTAGAGTTTGATGCTACTCAATTTAACTTTGCCATTACTTTAAGAACCGTAACTCAACCTATTGTTGATGATGTTTATAATTTAGATAGCTATTTCAATCAAGAAAATTTTAATGCCGGCCTATTTGCAATTAGAACATTTAGAGGAGGACTAAGTAGCACGATAGATGTTCTTTTACCACAAACTTATGGAGGTACACAAAACATTAATGCTGCCTATGCACAACTTGAATATAAGTTTTCAGATAAATTCACTGGTATTTTTGGTGTAAGAGGAGAAAAAATCAATCAATCTTTATTCTACAATACCTCTATCTTAACTGGAGAAAGTGAATTAGACGAAACTCAAATCTTACCTTCAGCTTCTTTAAAATATACTTTAAATGACAAGAACAATTTAAAGTTTGCAGCTAGTAAAACATATACTTTACCTCAATTTAAAGAAAGAGCTCCTTTCTTATTCGAAGATATTGTAAACAACTCTTTAGGTAACCCTAACTTATATTCTTCAGACAACTATAATGTTGATTTCAAATGGGAATTTTACCCAGAAAAAGAAGAAATTATTTCAGCAGGTTTATTTGGTAAGTATATTGAAAACCCTATTAATGAAGTGCAAATCAATTCTGCTTCTAATGATATTAGCTATGCCAATACTGGTGATTGGGGTATTGCTTATGGAATTGAATTAGAACTAAGAAAAAATCTTTTCAATTTTGAAACTGAAACAGAAGACAAAACATTAAACAACAAATTAACTTTTGGATTTAATGGATCGTACATGATGCATAACCAAGAGTTAAATAAAGAAAAAATCATTAGAGAAAACCCTGGAACTAGTGTAGATTTTTCTAATGAAGAAGATGGTTTTGCTGGAGCTTCTGACTTCTTATTAAATACAGATTTCACATATTTAAAAGATTTTAGAAATGGTATGAATATCCAATCTACTATAGTTTTCAACTATTTTTCAGATAGAATTTTTGCTTTAGGAACTGAAGGTAAAGGGAATTTAGTAGACAAAGGATATGGAACTTTAGATTTAATTTTAAAGTCTAACATAAACGAAAATATTAGTGTTGGTCTTTCTGCTAAAAACTTATTAAATCCTAGTATCGAAAGATTTCAAGACAACCAAGATGTTACTATTTTATCTTTTAGAAGAGGTGTTAATCTTAATTTCTCTTTATCATATAAATTCTAGATACACGTAACATTTTATTTACAATCCAATAACCCAAGATTAATTTTCATAAAACATTGAATTAATCTTGGGTTGTTTCTTTTGTAGCATTGAAAATATATAAGAACACAAATTTTTATTAAAATGAAAAAACAAATTTTTAGCTTGATAGTCATGGTTGCTACGCTAGCTTTCGTTGTATCATGTGGAGACGACGATCCAGTTAGAACTTCTTCTTGTTCTGATGGAATTCAAAACGGAGATGAAACTGGAGTAGACTGTGGGGGGTCTTCATGCCAACCTTGTACTAGTGCTAATTTATCTGGTGATGTAACTACAGAAGTTACATTAGAAGCAGATGTAACTTATAAGTTAACTGGAGCTTACGTTGTACAAGACGGAGGAACTTTAAACATTCCTGCTGGAACAAAAATTGAAGCTACAGGTGGAACTTCTGCTTACATTGCAGTAGCTCAAGGTGGTAAAATATTTATTAATGGTAACCAAGACAATCCAGTTGTTATGACTTCAGGTGCTGCTAACCCAGCTCCAAAAGATTGGGGTGGATTAGTTGTTTGTGGTAAAGCTCCAACTAACGTAGGATCTACAGCTACTTCTGAAGTTGCTGGTTTAACTTATGGTGGTACAGATGCTGCAGATAATTCAGGATCTATCCGTTACTTAAGAATTGAATATACTGGTGCTACTTTTAATTCTTCTAAAGAATTTAACGGACTTTCTTTATTTGGTGTTGGTAACGGAACTACTGTAGAGTACGTACAATCTTATGAAGGTGGTGATGACGGTATTGAATTTTTCGGAGGTACTGTTAATGGTAAATATTTAATTGCTACAAATTCTGGTGATGATTCAATTGACTTCGCTGACGGATGGGCTGGTACTGGTGAATACTGGTATATTTCTGGAAGTGCTAAAGCTGGTATTGAAGGTTCTAATAATGGTGATAATGGTGATGTTACTCCTGTAACTAACGCTACGTTAAAAAATATTTCTGTTGTAGGCCCTGTTACTGAAGGTGCTTTATTCTACAAAGAAGGTGGAGGAAACTTTACTATCGACAACTTTTTCATTTCAGGGGTTGATTTAGGTGTTAAAGTAAAAGATACAGATGCTGAAGCTGCTACAAGAATCGAAAACGGAGACTTAGTAATGACTAATGTTCAGTTTGCTTCTAACGCTTCAGGATTTAATATGACTGATTATGCTGGTACAAACCAATCATTCATTTCTCAAGGTGTAACTTCTGGTGCCGGTAGTGGTGCTGCTGCTCCACAATGGGCTGCTGGCTGGACAAGAGGTTTAAGTAACAGTGGAGTTACTTCTGAAAACTTAGCTGGTGAAATAACTGGAAATATTACTTTAAATGCTGATGTTGAATATTTATTAACTAGTGCATTTGTAGTAAAAGACGGTGGTAAATTAACTATTCCTGCAGGAACTACTATAAAAGCAACTGGAGGTACTTCTTCTTATATTGCTGTAGCTCAAGGAGGTCAAATATTTGTAGAAGGAACTGCTAATGATCCAGTAATCATGACTTCGGGTGCTGCAACTCCAGGTCCTAAAGATTGGGGTGGATTAGTAGTTTGTGGTAAAGCTCCAACTAACGTAGGTGCTGTTGCTACTTCTGAAGTTGCTGGTTTAACATATGGTGGTACTGAAACTACAGATAATTCAGGATCTATTCGTTATTTAAGAATTGAATATACGGGTGCTACTTTTAACTCTTCAAAAGAGTTCAACGGACTTTCTTTATTCGGTGTTGGTAACGGAACTACTGTAGAATACGTTCAGTCTTTTGAAGGTGGAGATGATGGTATCGAGTTTTTTGGAGGTACTGTTAACGGAAGCTACTTAGTTTGTACAAATTCTGGTGATGATTCATTAGACGTTGCTGACGGATATAACGGTACAATTGAAAACGTATACATTTCAGGAAGTGCTAAAGCTGGTGTTGAGGCTTCAAATAATGGAGATAACGGTGATGTTATGCCTGTAACAAACCTAACATTAAGAAACATCACTGTTGTGGGAACTGTAACTGAAGGTGCATTATTCTACAAAGAAGGTGGTGGAAACTTTACTATTGATAACTTCTATATCTCTGCAGTTGACTTAGGAGTTAAAGTTAAGTCAACTGATGCTGAAGCTGCTGTTAGAATTGAAAATGGAGATTTAGTTATGACTAATGTTCAGTTTGCTAACAACGCTACTAGTTTCCAAATTACTGATTACACTGGTGCTGCTGGTTCTTCTTTCCTAACTGAAGGAACTGCTACTGGTGCAGGTAATGGAGCTGACGCTCCTTCATGGACAGCTGGTTGGACCAGAGGTTTATAGTAATTTCGATTAAGCAAGCATAATTTTTGCTAAAAAAAATAAAACCCGGTGAAAGTGTTCACTGGGTTTTGTTATATTTTGTAGTAGCCTTTTTTATTTAACTGCAATCTTAGTGCTTTCTTTCCAAGATTGTATGCTTGCAACAGCATTGTTTTCGTAGTTTATCTCTTTCAATTCATCTTTTTCCCAGATAAACCATTTACCTACTTTTTTTCCTTGGTTATAAAATGCCATAACTTTTTTATCTCCTTGCGCATCATAAATGACCCATTTTCCATGGAGTAATTTATCTTTATAAAAACCTTGTTCTTTGATATTACCATTATCATGGAAGTGAGTTACTTTTATTAAATCACCTTCTTTTTCGTATAAAGGTTTTGTTTCATTTTGCGCATACATGCTTCCTACAACTAAGAAACAAATTAAAACTACTAATTTTTTCATATCTAAAACATTTAATCATTAACATTTGCATTACAAATATAACAATAAGTTTACTTTTAAACAAACTTTTGTTTACATTAAATTAACATTGAGTGTTTTTCCTATTTGAATATCAAATAGTTTTATATTTGTAACTAATAATTAATTAAAAAAATCTATTATGGCAGTAATGAAAGTAATTGAAATTCTAGCTAATTCAGAAAAAAGCTGGGAAGATGCGACTAAAAAAGCAGTGAGTCAAGCATCAAAATCTGTAAAAAACATCAGATCGGCATTTGTACAATCACAAAGTGTTGTTGTTAAAGATGACGAAGTATCTGAATTTAGAGTAAACTTAAAGGTAACCTTTGAAGTAAACTAAGAAAAAACTACTACTATTATAAAATGCGGTATAAAATGCCGCTTTTTTTATTTATTTAATTGACAAAATGTTAATTATAACACAAAACATTCAAAAAATTTATTAAACAGGTAGGGGTTATTTATTTTTAACTGTTATACTACGTAATCTTTATTAAGATAGATCAAGTATTCAATCTTTTTAGATTATGTAGACTGTTAATTTGAAAACCTCAGTTAACAATCAATTTAAACATGGAAAAAAACATAGACAAGTTAAAGGGTATACTTGTAGAATATGCCCCAAAAGTAGTTGCAGCTTTATTATTATTAATTATTGGATTATGGATAATAAGCATTGTTACTAAGGCAGTTCGTAAACTAATGGAAAAAAGAGGTATTGATACTTCTTTGAGAGGATTTTTAGGAAGTCTAGTAAACTGGACATTGAAAATCTTTTTATTAGTTACTGTTGCAGGACAACTTGGTGTGGAAACTACATCTTTTGCTGCTATAATTGCTGCAGCAGGTTTAGCAATAGGTATGGCTCTACAGGGTTCATTATCAAATTTTGCTGGTGGTGCACTTATCATGATTTTTAGACCTTTTAAAGTTGGTGATTATATTGAGGCTCAAGGTGAACAAGGAGTTGTAAAGGACATTCAAATTTTCACTACTAAATTAAATACTGTAGACAATAAAGAAGTAATTATTCCTAATGGTGTATTATCTAATGGAAATATAATTAATTACTCATCTGAGGAAAAAAGACGTGTTGATTTAACTTTTGGTGTTTCTTATGATGCTGATATAAAGCAAACAAAAGAAGTACTTTTATCTGTTACTGAAAACACTCCATTCACACTAAAAGATCCAGCTCCTGTAGTATTGGTTGGAGAATTAGCAGATAGTTCGGTGAATTTTATCACTAGAACTTGGGTGAAATCTTCAGATTATTGGAATGCACATTTTCACATTATAGAAAACACAAAGATTGAATTAGATAAGGCGGGGATCGAAATACCTTATCCACATTCGGTCGAAATTCAAAAATAGAGTTAAATATAAAAATCATGAAAAAAAACGTTCTTAAGCTTTTAGTATTTTTAATCACTACTAGCACTTTTGCACAAAGCATAGGTTCATCTAATGTAGGATCTAGGGGGAGATTCTTTAGTGACCTAATTAACAAAGAAGGAAAAAGTGTAGATTACACTGGGGTAGATGGATCACCATACATTGTTAAAGAATTTTTCCAAGGGAAAATTAATGAATACCCAAACGAAGTACTTTTTAGATATAATGCTTATAGAGATGTAGTAGAAATTAAAGCTAATTCTAAAACTTATGAATTACCAAGAAAAGAAGGTAATAAAGTTTATAACAGCAGCTTAAAATTAGCGTATACTGTATTAAAAAATCCAAAAACTGAAACGATTGGTTATTACAAAGAAGAATTAGTTTTAGATAACTTTACTTTATTATCTAAGCAAAAAGTTAAGTTCTTAAAAGCAAAACAAGCCGTTTCTAGTTACGATATAGCTAAACCTGCAAGATTTAAAAGGTTAAAAGACGTATACTATTTACGTTATAAAGATGGAAAATTTAAAGAGTTACCTAAGAAAAAGAAAGCTTTCTTTAAATTAATGGGAGATAAGAAAGATCAGGTTAAAAAGTTTGCTAAAGAAAATGGATTAAAACATAAAAGAAAAGAAGATTTATTTAGAATCTTAAGATATTATAGTTCATTATAATTATTTCTTTTGTGGTGTTACCATAAAATCTTTTAAATAAAAAGGCTCAAAATAAGCGACATCTTCGATGTCGTTTTTTTTATACTTTATGTAACTTAATTCTGCCATTTGTATAGATGACGGATGCTTATCCTCAATAAAGATAAAATTAGCGTGTTTTAACACCTCTTTACACTTTTCACTTCCGTCTCCTATCAAATAAACTTTTTTGTCTGTATACTCTTCAAAAGAGTTTTCATCTATAATTTCAGCCTTTACTTCTCTAATTTCTAAATTTTCATTGGTATAAACAGCAGAATATACTTCCATACGTCTAGCATCTAGCATTGGAATGATATGAGCGTCTTCTTTTACATCTATAGAATGTGCCAAGGCATTTAAAGTTCCAATACTTATTAATGGCTTATTTAAAGCAAAACAAAGTCCTTTAGCTGCTGAAACTCCAATTCGCAAACCAGTATAAGAACCAGGACCTTTGCTTACGGCTACAGCATCTAAATCATTTATAGAAACGCCAGACTTTTCTACAACATCTAAAATAAATGGATGCAGTTTTTCTGCGTGAGAATAGTTGATATCATGAAGTTCTTTATGATAAATTACTTTTCCTTGATTAGCAATACATACTGAACAATTCTTAGTTGATGTTTCTATATTTAAAATTAAAGCCATAAATATAATTTGTATGCAAATATATTACAGATAAAACAAAACCCCGCAAATTAATTTGCGAGGTCTGAGATTAAGTATAGTTAGTTACTTTTAATCTAAAATATTTTCACCGTAATAGAATTTTAAGACTTTTGTTTTAAAAACATAATCAAATTTTGCTCTAATTAAAGCTGATTTTGCATTTACTAATCTGTTACGTACTTGATCATAATCAAATCGTGTCATTGCTCCGTACTCATAACTAGCTTGAGCATTCTTGAATGCCTCATCTTGAGATTCTAGAGAAATACTTGCCGCTTCAAAAGTTTTAGCAGCTGCTTTAGCATCTAAATAAGCTTGTTCTATCGTTTGTTTTAATTGTAATTTTTCTACTTCTAAATTTTCCTCAGATATTAATTTCTGAATTTTTGAACGCTCTACATTTGCATCATTTCTAAAACCATTAAAAATAGGTATGGTTACATTAAAACGTAAACTATAACCTAAATTACCATCTAACTGATCAAAGAATTGACCTGTAGGAATAGATGGATCTAAAATATATCTATAGTTAGAATCTGCAGATAAGGAAAGTCCTACTGTAGGATAATAGCCAGATTTTGCTATTTCAATTGCAAAATTAGAATTTTCGATATTCAATTTGGCTTTATCAATCTCTGGTCTTGTTTTTAATGCTTTTTGATATACTTCGTTAGAACTACTATATAGTAAAGCTGAAGAAGGTGAACCAATTTCTATTTTGGCTACCTGAAAACCTTCATAATCTACTTGTAATAACTGTGATAAATTTAATAACGCTATGTTTAAAGTGTTTTCTTGAGTAACAACATTTTGAGCATCGTTTGCTGCAGTAGATTTAATATTTAGTAAATCTCCCTTAGGAATAGCTCCTGTATCAAACTGTGCTTGTGCTCGCTCTATCTGCTTTTTACTTATGTCTGCTTGAACCTTAGCTACTTCTAAATTTTCTTTAGCAAACAAAACATTTAGATAAGTGTTTACCACTCGTAATGCTATATCATTTTCTATTACTTCTAAATCTAACTTACTTCTTTCTACTCCTAGTTTTGCCTGCTTATACGTATTCAAATTTCTATAGCCATTGAAAACTGAATAACTAGAAACAACTCCTAATGACCCTCCGAATAAAGTAGTATTTGGTGTTCTGTTTTGTGTAACTGGATCAAAAGTAGAACCTGTAGATAAAGCTCCTCCTGTAGAAACACTTAGAGTAGGTAGAAAATTTCCTTTATTACTTTTTACATCTTTTTCTGCAACTTGTACATTAAGTTCGTTTATCTTAACCTGTATGTTATTTTTCATAGCATGATCAACACACTCTTTTAAAGTCCATTCTTTTTGACTGTAAGAAAGTATAGTGACTAATAAAAAAGGAAATAACAGTAGTAATTTTTTGTTCTTCACAATCTTGTTTATTTAGTAAGTATCGATATGACGACAAAGTAAACAATATGTTACAAAAAAAGAATGAAATTAGCTATTAGTTTTTTTTCTATGTCTGTACAAAAAGAATAAAAGTAAGCCTATTAACAAATAAGGAAACACCATTAAGTATGTAATACCATTATTAACTCCCTCTGCAACAGACTCATTACCTCCTTCTATAACAGCTTTACACATGGCACATTGAGCGTCAGCTAACTGTGTAATTAATAAAACAAAAAATAAGATCTTTTTAACCATAATAAGGTGAAATCATGATATAAATAATAACTCCAGTAACTGCAACATACAACCATAGCGGATAAGCAATTTTGGCTATTTTTTTATGCTGAACAAACTGTCCTAACTTGGCTCTCATAAATGTAAATAACACAAAAGGAATGATTACAATAGATAATAATATATGTGTTATCAAAATAAAATAGTAGATATATCTTATTAAACCTTCTCCTCCAAAAGGTGTTGATTCAGAAGTCATGTGATAAGCAACATACATAACTAAAAATAGCGCAGAGCAAACTATAGCTAATGTATTTA
This genomic stretch from Tenacibaculum jejuense harbors:
- a CDS encoding TolC family protein — its product is MKNKKLLLLFPFLLVTILSYSQKEWTLKECVDHAMKNNIQVKINELNVQVAEKDVKSNKGNFLPTLSVSTGGALSTGSTFDPVTQNRTPNTTLFGGSLGVVSSYSVFNGYRNLNTYKQAKLGVERSKLDLEVIENDIALRVVNTYLNVLFAKENLEVAKVQADISKKQIERAQAQFDTGAIPKGDLLNIKSTAANDAQNVVTQENTLNIALLNLSQLLQVDYEGFQVAKIEIGSPSSALLYSSSNEVYQKALKTRPEIDKAKLNIENSNFAIEIAKSGYYPTVGLSLSADSNYRYILDPSIPTGQFFDQLDGNLGYSLRFNVTIPIFNGFRNDANVERSKIQKLISEENLEVEKLQLKQTIEQAYLDAKAAAKTFEAASISLESQDEAFKNAQASYEYGAMTRFDYDQVRNRLVNAKSALIRAKFDYVFKTKVLKFYYGENILD
- a CDS encoding DUF420 domain-containing protein, whose amino-acid sequence is MSNLTIQEKKYKKFITIVSIVVPIAVAALFGIKIPDVEPLRFLPPIYATMNGITALLLIFSVLAIKKGNKKRHELLNTLAIVCSALFLVMYVAYHMTSESTPFGGEGLIRYIYYFILITHILLSIVIIPFVLFTFMRAKLGQFVQHKKIAKIAYPLWLYVAVTGVIIYIMISPYYG
- the tsaB gene encoding tRNA (adenosine(37)-N6)-threonylcarbamoyltransferase complex dimerization subunit type 1 TsaB, with the protein product MALILNIETSTKNCSVCIANQGKVIYHKELHDINYSHAEKLHPFILDVVEKSGVSINDLDAVAVSKGPGSYTGLRIGVSAAKGLCFALNKPLISIGTLNALAHSIDVKEDAHIIPMLDARRMEVYSAVYTNENLEIREVKAEIIDENSFEEYTDKKVYLIGDGSEKCKEVLKHANFIFIEDKHPSSIQMAELSYIKYKKNDIEDVAYFEPFYLKDFMVTPQKK